The following nucleotide sequence is from Salinispirillum sp. LH 10-3-1.
TTTTTTAATCTTGTTTTTTTATATCGCAACGCTAAAAAAAGTAATTTGGTTATAATTTAAACAGGTTTATGACGACTGGACGGTCTAGGGTGCGAGTGGATCGAAATCAGTGGATTCTGTTAGCAGAGGATGCAGTACTGGGTGAATAACCTCAGCGGTCAATAGACCGAGGTGAAAATCAACCTGTGCACCCGTCCGATCAAACACCAAGGTATGGGGTAAGCCTAACGCCGCGCTGCCCAACTGATCCAATACCTGTGGGTCATCAACGGCAGCTATCAGTGATAGGTAGTTAATGTCGTATTCTTGCGCAAATTTTTCCACAGCTGCTGGATCGTCCAAAGCGATGCCGACCACCATAAAGCCCTGTGCGCCATAACCTTCCTGCAGTTCAACAAGTAAGGGGACCTCTTGTCGACAGGGTTCACACCAGGTCGCCCACACATTTACCAGCACCACATTATCCTGCCAGTCAGTGCTGTTATGCATTTGGCCATAATGATCAGGTAACTGAAAGCGCGGCAGCTCCTCCGACAGTTGAGCAGAGATCCAGTCCAGCACAGCAGTCTGTTCTTGATTCGCGGGCGGTGATCGATCAAGTCTAATCATACTTAACCAGACACCGGTTATCCCGATGACTAGCAAGGCAATACCGAGTGCTAATCCCGCTCGCAGTTGTGGCATGTGGTGAGGCCCTTACTGGCAAAATATTAGTACCCAGAGTATAAACAAAAGTATTGGTATGCCTATCTGCTGCAGCAGACGTCATAGAGCGCACACTATGAAACAGCCTGGGATCCAAACGCACCAGTTACGTACCCGTAAAACATTGATATTTTTGGCGGCGTTGTTTGTTGCCCCCATTGCTATAGTGGTGATTGCCTTGCAACTGGGTTGGTTAGACGGCGGTGTACCCACCAGTCATCGTGGTCAGCGACTGACCCCACCGGTAGCGCTGATTGAGTTAGGTATATCTTTGGATCATGCAATTGGCTCACTGCACATGCTCACGGCGCGTGATGTCGCCACGGCATGGTGGTTGGTCTACATCCTCCCCAGCCAATGCGATACGGCTTGTCGGTTGACCCA
It contains:
- a CDS encoding TlpA disulfide reductase family protein, whose product is MPQLRAGLALGIALLVIGITGVWLSMIRLDRSPPANQEQTAVLDWISAQLSEELPRFQLPDHYGQMHNSTDWQDNVVLVNVWATWCEPCRQEVPLLVELQEGYGAQGFMVVGIALDDPAAVEKFAQEYDINYLSLIAAVDDPQVLDQLGSAALGLPHTLVFDRTGAQVDFHLGLLTAEVIHPVLHPLLTESTDFDPLAP